A single window of Onychomys torridus chromosome 8, mOncTor1.1, whole genome shotgun sequence DNA harbors:
- the LOC118588298 gene encoding T-cell-specific guanine nucleotide triphosphate-binding protein 2-like → MDQFLSAFLKDPSVKNCQQLAVELLPHYATLISKAGGMLSPETLSCIQKAFQEGKLTDLVGQIQEVLTDAENASLQIAVIGESGAGKSSFINALRGLSQEAEGSADVGIVETTMNKTPYQHPKYPQVMFWDLPGTGTPNFLPDTYLEKVGFANYDFFIIISSSRFSLNDAILAQEINNVGKKFYFVRTKVDSDLYNEEKTKPKTFRKEKVLQQIRDYCLANLIGAGVSEPRIFLISNFDLADFDFPKLEETLLQELPGHKRHRFALLLPTISDASIEMKRRFLKEKIWLEALKSAAVSFIPFMTFLSGFDLPQQEQCLKEYRNYFGLDDKSIEEIANNLNKSVEDIRGSLKCLDFWSLVKDDSMAVRAAKCAESFCAVKGGPESSVIQGVYFLRLRFLDTVADDARHLLKKL, encoded by the coding sequence ATGGATCAgttcctctcagccttcctgaaggATCCATCAGTGAAGAATTGCCAACAATTGGCTGTGGAACTCTTGCCTCACTACGCTACATTAATCAGTAAGGCAGGAGGCATGCTCTCTCCAGAAACTCTCAGCTGTATTCAAAAAGCCTTCCAGGAGGGAAAGCTGACAGATTTGGTGGGCCAGATTCAGGAAGTACTAACTGATGCAGAAAATGCTTCCCTGCAGATCGCTGTCATTGGGGAGTCTGGGGCCGGCAAGTCCAGTTTCATAAACGCCCTGCGAGGGctgagccaggaagcagaggggtcGGCTGATGTAGGGATTGTGGAGACCACTATGAATAAAACCCCCTATCAACATCCAAAATATCCCCAAGTGATGTTCTGGGACCTGCCTGGGACCGGGACTCCCAATTTCCTCCCAGACACTTATCTAGAAAAAGTGGGATTTGCTAACTATGACTTCTTCATCATCATATCTTCCTCTCGGTTCAGCCTTAATGATGCTATCCTGGCCCAGGAAATCAATAATGTGGGGAAGAAATTCTACTTTGTTCGAACCAAGGTGGACAGTGACTTATATAATGAagagaaaaccaaacccaaaacctTCAGAAAGGAGAAGGTCCTTCAGCAGATCCGAGACTACTGTCTGGCTAACCTCATTGGCGCTGGAGTGTCTGAACCCCGCATCTTCTTGATCTCCAACTTTGATCTGGCTGACTTTGATTTCCCAAAGCTGGAGGAGACTCTTCTGCAGGAGCTCCCTGGGCACAAGCGCCACAGGTTTGCACTGCTGTTGCCTACTATCTCTGATGCTTCTATCGAGATGAAGAGACGTTTTCTCAAGGAGAAGATCTGGCTGGAGGCCTTGAAGTCAGCAGCTGTTTCTTTCATCCCCTTCATGACCTTCTTGAGTGGCTTCGATTTGCCTCAGCAAGAACAGTGCTTGAAGGAGTACCGAAACTACTTTGGCTTGGATGACAAATCGATTGAAGAGATAGCTAACAACCTCAACAAGTCCGTGGAAGACATCAGGGGCTCCCTCAAGTGCTTGGATTTCTGGTCCCTTGTAAAGGATGACAGCATGGCAGTGAGAGCCGCAAAGTGTGCCGAATCTTTTTGTGCCGTGAAAGGAGGTCCTGAGTCTTCTGTCATCCAGGGTGTCTACTTTCTACGCTTAAGATTCCTTGACACGGTGGCTGATGATGCCAGGCATCTCTTAAAAAAGTTATAA